A genomic segment from Truepera sp. encodes:
- a CDS encoding RtcB family protein: MNEDASVDPTGTATPMKVFGEHEENMLEQLRDVASRAVRVALMADGHLGYVMPIGGVAAYRNQVSVTGVGFDIACGNAAILTDLTLSADLDLEALADEIWDSFAFGVGQSNKADDAPVDHPLFDSPAWEHVPAEHREQLRERARSQLGSIGSGNHYIDVFADEQERLWVGVHFGSRGLGHTVASGYLALAQGKKWGARAPEVEALLSLDSELGASYWEAMNLAGKYAYAGREWVARKVVSIMGGRELELVHNNHNFAWREEHFGEELIVVRKGATPAFPGQRGFVGGSMGDDSVILMGSLEGSVEQQEALFSTVHGAGRVMSRTEAAGTRGRRRRGKNIRGSISRGMMNEWLERKDVILRGGGRDEAPQAYRRLAEVIEAQGDTIELLHALRPLIVAMAAPDRW; the protein is encoded by the coding sequence ATGAACGAAGATGCCAGCGTAGACCCGACCGGGACAGCAACCCCAATGAAGGTCTTCGGCGAGCACGAGGAGAACATGCTAGAGCAACTGAGGGACGTGGCCTCCCGCGCCGTCCGCGTGGCGCTCATGGCCGACGGGCACCTGGGGTACGTCATGCCGATCGGTGGGGTCGCCGCCTACCGTAACCAGGTGAGCGTGACGGGGGTGGGGTTCGACATCGCCTGCGGGAACGCCGCCATACTCACCGATCTGACTCTGTCGGCCGACCTTGACCTAGAGGCCCTCGCAGACGAGATCTGGGATTCGTTCGCCTTCGGCGTCGGCCAGTCGAACAAGGCCGACGACGCTCCCGTCGACCACCCGCTGTTCGACTCGCCGGCCTGGGAGCACGTCCCGGCCGAGCACCGCGAGCAGCTGCGCGAGCGCGCTCGCTCGCAGCTTGGCTCCATCGGTTCCGGTAATCACTACATCGACGTGTTCGCGGATGAGCAGGAACGCCTCTGGGTGGGAGTCCACTTCGGCTCGCGCGGGCTCGGCCACACGGTGGCGAGCGGCTACCTGGCCCTGGCCCAAGGCAAGAAGTGGGGCGCTCGAGCGCCCGAGGTGGAGGCCCTGCTGTCACTCGATTCGGAGTTGGGCGCCTCGTATTGGGAAGCCATGAACCTAGCCGGCAAGTACGCCTACGCGGGCCGCGAATGGGTGGCGCGCAAGGTAGTGAGCATCATGGGCGGCCGTGAGCTCGAGCTGGTTCACAACAACCACAACTTCGCCTGGCGCGAGGAGCACTTCGGCGAGGAGTTGATCGTGGTGCGCAAGGGCGCCACGCCCGCGTTCCCCGGTCAGCGGGGCTTCGTGGGCGGCTCCATGGGTGACGACTCGGTGATCCTCATGGGCTCGCTGGAGGGTTCAGTGGAGCAGCAGGAGGCGCTCTTCTCCACCGTCCACGGTGCCGGCCGCGTCATGAGCCGCACCGAAGCGGCCGGCACGCGCGGCCGCAGGCGGCGCGGGAAGAACATCCGGGGCAGCATCTCCCGCGGGATGATGAACGAGTGGCTGGAGCGCAAGGATGTGATCTTGCGTGGGGGAGGGCGCGACGAGGCGCCGCAGGCCTACAGGCGTCTGGCAGAAGTGATCGAGGCGCAAGGCGACACCATCGAGCTGTTGCACGCGTTGCGGCCTCTCATAGTCGCGATGGCCGCGCCGGATCGTTGGTAA
- a CDS encoding patatin-like protein, which produces MSLLGNKDAEREVRIAIVMYGGTSLAIYMNGIAQEFLQLVRATSRTADPSEALASTARVYRKLAHSLGGTRLEEIGDELLGTPPPVKFIIDILSGTSAGGINAVMLAKALARNADLAPLKELWLEQGALGSLINDRGSGTSRAPYRRPVRSLFNSDRMYVELLKAFERLNPADEARKPLVGSLHLAVTGTDLAGEPIDIKLADGVAREHSHKHAFRFRLGEGPTDEFTAAHDPLLAFAARATSSLPAVFEPAVAAATRTLAGRRYRDVTDWRKLFGSLQGDDADLAQRAFADGGYLDNKPFGHAIDLLAASSSSAPVSRKLYYLEPQPELLDPDAAPKGVPSALENTLQVFSLARYETIRADIQRLSERNRLIDRIRTLDAGVLEDLRAREAAAGGGPERVRPAEPSDPDLATLVIKHGPAYGGYHRLRVGTTTDALANALADHAQVPAESDVRRALRFVVRAWREDHFRRDRSGAFEPESAFLRRFDLQFHRRRARFLLAKLNELFVLDSQTADELRNVGPGSSEMADLVAGFRADEQRATGAWEEQHELLRSAKVQAQLAMLALTGPPGHVGTADAVADPTAQEGALPTRAAPGPEVRTALSGTFLGEGGELRREVRDELLSILGQPSEEASERAAERFYRARKAAVLDVAAKLEGDIARRIASAEVALSDLDTLTTPNALSAEVRELIRTYRDDYEQFDMVQFPLIEATRVGDELSPVEVHRFSPADVRHYGSAFGDDKLKGTRFASFGAFLDRRWREHDILWGRLDGAERLITTLLGNARPETRDRLITEAHLAILKEEFPADGAELRKLEAREAGGANGSAIDVARTRANTVRFLQSRTRGLELDPRDAAKDLSRVVRVMGSLSDTLSTEANLPGVVRNSLGFTSLVGSTLVDAAIPRTFWHLLSTYWSSLLLLLGAALMILGLPLRGWPGLQGALLWGVVFVAASVGFLVLRSLLWSLLAPADSRARSPGAAASRWFGRAALLLGVLLALATGAVESSVPEDAGVTGAAGMPTALALGLAQDEVDLACALRSCGFDTAAPGEVVALTLATAPGLPRARALTYLALGWVGLLAAVLAAAGLATWATPTRWNGLLGALLAVMGGAAGLWALLRIQLALERLGTGLGDGNTWLVFTSGLTKVALLLALAAVGVLVPVLMARAPSFPLSVRVLSWALGLAAAAAATLGVLGLTLSMATLLGLSITFLMAVLLGISFLFALGYFGPGPTNAPAEAGPGR; this is translated from the coding sequence TTGAGCCTCTTGGGTAACAAGGACGCGGAGCGCGAGGTCCGCATCGCCATCGTCATGTACGGCGGGACCAGCCTGGCCATCTACATGAACGGCATCGCGCAGGAGTTCCTGCAGCTCGTGCGCGCGACCAGCCGAACTGCCGACCCCTCCGAAGCACTGGCAAGCACGGCGCGCGTCTACCGCAAGCTGGCACACTCGTTGGGAGGCACGCGGCTCGAGGAGATAGGTGACGAACTGCTGGGCACGCCGCCGCCCGTCAAGTTCATCATCGACATCCTCTCCGGCACGAGCGCCGGCGGCATCAACGCCGTCATGCTGGCGAAGGCGTTGGCGCGCAACGCCGACCTCGCCCCACTCAAGGAACTCTGGCTCGAACAGGGAGCACTGGGCAGCCTGATCAACGACCGCGGCAGCGGCACGAGCCGCGCCCCGTATCGCCGGCCCGTCAGGTCGCTGTTCAACAGCGACCGCATGTACGTCGAGCTCCTGAAGGCCTTCGAACGCCTAAACCCCGCCGACGAGGCACGGAAACCGCTGGTCGGCTCGCTCCACCTCGCGGTCACGGGCACGGACCTTGCGGGCGAGCCCATCGACATCAAGCTGGCCGACGGCGTTGCCCGGGAGCACTCCCACAAGCACGCCTTCCGGTTCAGGCTCGGCGAGGGGCCAACGGACGAGTTCACGGCGGCCCATGACCCACTGCTCGCCTTCGCCGCGCGCGCCACCAGCAGCCTGCCCGCCGTCTTCGAACCGGCCGTGGCCGCTGCGACGAGGACGCTCGCCGGGAGGCGCTACCGCGACGTAACCGACTGGCGCAAGCTGTTCGGCTCGCTGCAAGGTGACGACGCCGATCTCGCGCAACGTGCGTTCGCCGACGGCGGCTACCTCGACAACAAGCCGTTCGGCCACGCCATCGACCTGCTGGCCGCGTCCTCCAGCAGCGCCCCCGTCTCGCGCAAGCTCTACTACCTCGAACCGCAACCGGAGCTGCTCGACCCCGACGCGGCGCCCAAGGGCGTACCCAGCGCACTCGAGAACACCCTGCAGGTCTTCTCGCTGGCGCGCTACGAGACCATCCGCGCCGACATCCAGCGCCTGAGCGAGCGCAACCGCCTGATCGACCGCATCAGGACCCTCGACGCGGGCGTCCTGGAGGACTTGAGGGCGCGCGAAGCCGCCGCGGGAGGAGGGCCCGAGCGGGTGCGCCCGGCGGAACCGAGCGACCCCGACCTCGCCACCCTCGTGATCAAGCACGGTCCCGCGTACGGGGGCTACCACCGGCTTCGGGTCGGCACCACCACCGACGCCCTCGCCAACGCCCTCGCCGATCATGCTCAGGTGCCCGCCGAGAGCGATGTCCGCCGCGCCCTACGCTTCGTGGTCCGCGCGTGGCGCGAGGACCACTTCCGCCGTGACCGCTCCGGCGCCTTCGAACCGGAGTCGGCGTTCCTGCGCCGCTTCGACCTGCAGTTCCACCGCCGCCGCGCGCGCTTCCTACTGGCCAAGCTGAACGAGCTCTTCGTTCTCGACTCCCAGACCGCCGATGAGCTCAGAAACGTCGGGCCCGGCTCGAGCGAGATGGCGGACCTGGTCGCCGGTTTCCGGGCTGACGAGCAGCGGGCAACGGGCGCTTGGGAAGAGCAGCATGAGTTACTGCGCTCCGCCAAGGTGCAGGCGCAGCTTGCAATGCTGGCCCTAACCGGCCCGCCCGGGCACGTGGGAACGGCCGACGCCGTTGCCGACCCGACCGCACAGGAGGGAGCCCTCCCAACCCGCGCAGCCCCCGGCCCGGAAGTGCGCACCGCGCTGTCGGGCACGTTCCTGGGCGAGGGCGGCGAGCTCCGCCGAGAAGTCAGAGACGAGCTGCTCTCGATCCTCGGTCAACCCAGCGAGGAGGCGAGCGAGCGGGCGGCCGAGCGCTTCTACCGCGCCCGCAAGGCGGCAGTCCTGGACGTTGCCGCCAAGCTCGAGGGCGACATCGCCAGGCGGATCGCCAGCGCCGAAGTCGCGCTGAGCGACCTCGATACCCTCACCACGCCGAACGCGCTCTCAGCCGAGGTTCGCGAGCTCATCCGCACTTACCGCGACGACTACGAGCAGTTCGACATGGTGCAGTTCCCCCTCATCGAGGCCACGCGGGTTGGCGACGAACTCTCCCCAGTCGAGGTCCACCGCTTCAGCCCGGCCGACGTTCGGCACTACGGAAGTGCGTTCGGCGACGACAAGCTGAAGGGCACGAGGTTCGCCTCGTTCGGCGCCTTCCTCGACCGTCGCTGGCGCGAGCACGACATCTTGTGGGGGCGGCTCGACGGCGCCGAGCGGCTGATAACCACGCTCCTCGGCAACGCCCGGCCGGAGACGCGCGACCGGCTGATAACGGAAGCGCACCTGGCCATCTTGAAAGAGGAGTTCCCGGCCGACGGCGCTGAGTTGAGGAAGCTGGAAGCGCGCGAGGCAGGCGGCGCGAACGGCTCTGCCATCGACGTTGCGCGCACACGCGCCAACACGGTCCGCTTCCTTCAGTCGCGGACCCGGGGGCTCGAACTGGACCCCCGCGACGCCGCCAAGGACTTGTCGCGGGTAGTCCGTGTCATGGGCAGCCTGTCGGACACCCTCAGCACCGAAGCCAACCTGCCGGGCGTCGTGCGCAACTCCCTGGGCTTCACTTCCCTGGTGGGCTCCACGCTCGTCGATGCCGCCATCCCCAGGACCTTCTGGCACCTGCTCAGCACTTACTGGTCGAGCCTGCTCCTGCTCCTCGGGGCGGCGCTGATGATTCTGGGCCTGCCCCTGAGGGGCTGGCCAGGCTTGCAGGGGGCGCTGCTGTGGGGCGTGGTCTTCGTCGCCGCCTCGGTTGGCTTCCTGGTGCTCCGCTCGCTGCTCTGGTCGCTGCTGGCTCCAGCCGACTCGCGCGCCCGGTCGCCCGGGGCGGCGGCTTCGCGCTGGTTCGGGCGTGCCGCGCTGCTGCTGGGGGTACTGCTGGCGCTCGCGACCGGCGCCGTGGAGAGTTCGGTGCCCGAAGACGCGGGGGTCACTGGCGCCGCGGGCATGCCCACGGCACTGGCCCTCGGCCTGGCCCAGGACGAGGTCGACCTGGCCTGCGCCTTGCGGTCTTGCGGCTTCGACACCGCCGCCCCGGGAGAGGTCGTCGCGCTCACGTTGGCTACCGCACCCGGGCTGCCCCGTGCGCGAGCGCTGACCTACCTGGCACTCGGCTGGGTAGGGCTACTCGCTGCCGTGCTGGCAGCCGCCGGCCTGGCTACTTGGGCGACCCCGACTCGGTGGAACGGCTTGCTTGGTGCGCTGCTGGCCGTCATGGGCGGCGCGGCGGGCCTCTGGGCGCTGCTGAGGATCCAGTTGGCCCTAGAGCGGCTCGGCACTGGGCTTGGCGACGGCAACACGTGGCTCGTCTTCACCTCCGGGCTCACGAAGGTCGCACTGCTACTGGCCCTGGCCGCAGTGGGAGTGCTGGTCCCGGTGCTCATGGCGCGCGCCCCCTCCTTTCCGCTGAGCGTAAGGGTGCTGTCTTGGGCGCTAGGCCTAGCCGCGGCCGCCGCGGCGACCCTCGGCGTGTTGGGGCTCACTCTTAGCATGGCGACGTTGCTCGGCCTCAGCATCACCTTCTTGATGGCCGTGCTGCTCGGCATATCGTTCCTATTCGCGCTGGGGTACTTCGGCCCTGGCCCGACAAACGCGCCGGCAGAAGCCGGGCCGGGTCGCTGA